Genomic segment of Erythrobacter sp. BLCC-B19:
GTGATCGAGGCTGACGTTGAGCAGCACGCCGATGGTGGGGCGGTAGAGCGCGATCGAGCCGTCGCTCTCGTCGACCTCGCTTACGAACAGGCCGGGCGACCCGATCCGGGCGCTGGCGAAGGGATTGGCGGGGGAGACGAAGTTCTTCATCACCGCACCATTCATCACCGTTGGATCGTGGCCGGCTTCGGTCAGGATCCAGGCGATCATCCCGGTCACGGTCGACTTGCCCGAGGTGCCGCCCACCGCAACCGAGAAATCGGCCGTGTTGAACAGGCGCGAGAGCAGCTCGGCGCGGCTCAGGCGCTCGCACCCCAGATCGCGGGCGCGGGCGACTTCGGGCACGGTGTCTTCGATCGCCGCCGAAGCGATCAGCACCTGATCGGGCGAGGTGACGCCGCTGCCGTCCTGGGGAAACAGGGCAAAGCCGCTGCGTTCCAGCCATGCGAACTTTTCGGGTGTGCGCCCCTGATCGCGGCTCCGATCCGACCCGGCGACAGGGTGGCCCAAGCCGTGGGCGATCTGCGCGAGCGGCAGCATACCGGACCCGCCGATGCCACAGAAAAACAGCGGACGCCCCGCAAGCGACCCGGCCTTGACCCCGATATCCATATCCCGCTTGGTTATTGGCTTGCGTGCGCCCTGACAAGCGCCATAGGCTGGGACTTATGACGAATATCGCCATCTGCGCCCCTGCGACCCCGATCACCCCCGAACAGCGCGCAGCGTGCGAGGCGCTGGTGGCCGCCGAGTTTCCCGGCCACCGGCTGACCTTCCACGATCAATGCTTCGAGCGGGCCGGGCACTTTGCCGGCGATGATCTGCGGCGGCTGACCGCCTTGCTCGAATGTGCCAATGATCCCGCTTTCGATGTCGTGTGGTTCGCCAAGGGCGGTTACGGCTCCAACCGCATCGCCGAGGCGGCGGTGGCGCGGATGAACGCGAGCGCGCGAACCAAGACCTATATCGGCTTTTCGGACTGCGGCTATCTGCTCGCCGCGCTGTACCGGGAAGGGATCGGGCAGTGCGTGCATGGCCACATGCCGGTGAGCGCGCGGTCGGACGGGGGCAAGGAGGCGATCCGCCGCGTCCTGCGCTGGCTGGAGGGCGATACCAGCGGATTGGAACCCAGTCTTGACGGAACGACGCCGGCGGTGGCCTTCAATCTCATCACCCTCGCCATGCTCAGTGGTACGCAGATGATGCCCGATCTCACCGGCCATGTGGTGATGGTCGAGGAAGTGGCCGAACATCTCTACTCGATCGACCGGCTGTTCTTTCACCTTGCCGGCACCCTGCCGCGCATTGCCGGCCTCAGGCTCGGCGCGGTCACCGATGTGCCGGAAAACTACGTCGAATTCGGCCAGAACGAGGAAGAGATCGCCCAGTTCTGGTGCGCGCGGATGGGCGTGCCATACCTTGGCCGTGCGCTGATCGGGCACACGTCTGCCAACAGGGTTGTGCCCTTCGGCCTTGCCAGCCCGCCCGCACGGACGTAACGGCGCGGCCCAAAATCGTCAAAGCGATGGGGTCTGAAATGCGCGCGTTCATTTTTCCGGGGCAGGGTAGCCAGAAGGTCGGCATGGGAACGGAGCTTGCCGCGGCAAGCGAAGCGGCGCGTGACGTCTTCGGCGAGGTGGATGAGGCGCTGCGCCAGAACCTCACGGCGCTCATGCGCGACGGGCCGGAAGACCGGCTCACCCTCACCGAAAACGCCCAGCCTGCGATCATGGCCAATGCCATCGCCACCCTTCGGGTGCTCGAGCGTGACTTCGGCGTGAAGCTGCTCGAAACCGCCAACTGCGTCGCGGGCCATTCGCTGGGCGAATACACTGCGCTCGCCGCGATTGGCGCCTTCAGCCTCCCCAACACCGCGCGGCTCCTCAAGCTGCGGGGCTGGGCGATGCAGGCCGCTGTGCCGGTGGGCGAGGGGACGATGGCGGTCTTGCTAGGGGCCGACATCGAACAGGCCAAGGCACTGGCCGAAGCGGCCGCACAAGGCGAGGTCTGCGAGGTCGCCAACGACAATGACCCCTCGCAGGTCGTGCTCTCGGGCCACACCGGCGCGATCGAGCGGGCCGTGGCGCTGACAAAGGAGCACGGGATCAAGCGCGGCATGATCCTCAATGTCTCGGCCCCGTTCCATTCGTCGCTGATGGCGCCTGCGGCCGAGAAGATGGCCCATGCGCTCGCCGCAACCCCGCCCGGCGCGCTGGCATTGCCGCTTTATGCCAACGTCACCGCTGCCCCCGTCACCGATCCCGAAGAGGAGCGCGCTCTGCTGGTCGAACAGGTCACGGGCCGCGTGCGCTGGCGCGAAAGCGTGCTTGCCATGCGCGCCGATGGGGTAGAACACTTCGTCGAACTGGGCGGCAAGGTGGTCGGCCCGATGGTGGGCCGGATCGACAAGGCGGCGCAGGTGACCAGCCTCGTCACCATGGCTGACCTTGAGGCCTTTGCGAAGGAGATCGCGTGATGTTTTCACTGAAGGGCATGAACGCGCTGGTCACCGGCGCATCGGGCGGGATCGGGTCGAGCATTGCGCACGCGCTCGCCGCCCAGGGCGCGCGGTTGGCGCTGTCGGGCTCCAACGCGGCCAAGCTGCGCGCCTTCCGCGATGAATTGAACGAAGCCTACCCGCACGACCACGATGGCCATGTCGAGATCACCTGTGACCTCGGCAATGCCACGCAGGTGGAAGAACTGATCCCGGCGATGCTCGACACGCTGGGGACGGTCGACATCCTCGTCAACAACGCCGGCATCACCCGTGACAATCTGGGGATGCGGATGAAGGACGAGGAATGGGATCAGGTGATCCGCATCAACCTCGAAGCCAGCTTCCGTCTGATGCGCGCCGCTGCCCGGCCGATGATGAAGGCGCGCTTCGGCAGGATCATCAACATCACCTCGGTGGTGGGGGCGACCGGCAATCCGGGCCAGATGAACTACTGCGCTGCCAAGGCGGGCCTGACCGGTATGACCAAGAGCTTCGCGCAGGAAGTCGCCAGCCGCGGGATCACCGCCAACTGCGTTGCCCCCGGCTTCATCCGCACCGCGATGACCGCCGCCTTGGACGAAAAGCAGCAGGCCGCGATCAACAGCCGCATCCCGATGGGCCGGATGGGCGAGGGCGCGGAAATCGGCGCTGCAGTCGCTTTCCTCGCCAGCCGCGAGGCGGCTTACGTGACGGGCGAAACCCTCCACGTAAACGGCGGGATGGCGATGCTGTGATCAAGGCGATTGGGCTGCTTCCTGCCGCGTTTGCAGCTCTTGCCGGGCCGGTATCGGCGGGTGAACTCGGATTTGTGCACCCGGCCGAAATCTGCATCGAGAAACGTGCTGACGCGGAGCTTGGCGCTCCAGCCGTCGATGCTGTTCTGGCCGCCGCGGGCTTGGCGCAGCCGCCATCCGATTTCGCCGCCCGCTTTGTTGCGATTGCCATCGATTGCGTGTCTGCGCATGGCCTGCCCGACACGAATGGCAGGCGGACTGGCGCAATGGTCACGGCCAAGGCCATGCGCGACGAGGCTGGACGCCGCTTTGCGGATCGCGGCTTTAGCGCCGCCTGGCTCGAAAGAGCCGTCGCACAGGTGCAGCCCGAAACCGGGGGCGATGCCACCCTGACCAGCGAAGCCGTTTATGATCTGATGCGGCAGGGGCCACCCGAGGGGCTTTCGATCAACGTCGAAAGTGGCGAGGAAGGGGACCGGCTTCTGGGTGTGCTGGTTCACGCCTATGTGTCAGGGGCCGTCCAACTTGCGCAATTGCGCGCCGAGGCTGCTCGCTGAGCTTGCGCTGCCCCCTTATCCCCAGCACAATGCCCCCGCGCATTGTCGCCAACTTGCCCGCCGCGATGCCTGCGCTAAGGTTTCCGGAACTTTCCGGCGCTTGAGGGCGATTCCTTTCGTCCCCGCGCAAGACACAGGACCGATAAGGGACAAGCGATGAAGGCCACGATCGAACGCGCGACGCTGCTGCGGTGCCTTTCCCATGTTCAATCCGTGGTGGAGCGGCGCAACACCATTCCGATCCTCTCCAACGTGTTGATCGACGCGGACGTGGGTGGCAGCGTGCGGGTGATGGCGACCGACCTCGACCTTCAGGTGGTCGAGACGATGAGCGCATCGTCCGTGGATCAGCCTGGCGCGATCACGGTCTCGGCACACCTGCTGTTCGACATTGCGAGGAAGCTGCCCGAGGGGAGCCAAGTCAGCCTGACCACCAACGACAACCGTCTGGAGGTCAAGGCGGGCCGCTCGAACTTCAAGCTGCCGACCTTGCCGCGCGATGACTTCCCGGTGATCGTCGAAGGCGACCTGCCGACCAGCTTCGAAATTCCTGCGCGGCTGCTCGCCGAGCTGATCGACCGCACCCGCTTTGCGATCTCGACCGAAGAGACGCGCTATTACCTCAACGGCATCTTCCTGCACGTCACCGATGAGGACGAACCGTTGCTCAAGGCTGCCGCCACCGACGGCCACCGCCTTGCGCGCTTCACTCTGCCGCGCCCGGAAGGCGCTGCCGGGATGCCCGACGTGATCGTGCCGAGGAAGGCCGTGGGCGAGCTGCGCAAGCTGCTGGAAGAAGCGCTCGACAGCAATGTCCTGATCGACCTCAGCGCCAGCAAGATCCGCTTCACGCTCGGCGGCGAGGGCGGGGTGGTGCTCACCTCCAAGCTGATCGACGGGACCTTCCCCGATTACAGCCGCGTGATCCCGACCGCCAATGACAAGCTGCTGAAGGTCGATCCCAAGCTGTTCTTCTCGGGCGTCGACCGCGTCGCGACCATCGCCACCGAGAAGACCCGCGCGGTCAAGATCGGGCTGGATAACGACCGCGTGACGCTCTCGGTCACCTCGCCCGACAATGGCACGGCGGCTGAGGAACTGGCCGCCGAATACCGCGCCGAGGGGCTCGAGATCGGTTTCAACGCCAATTATCTCAAGGATATCCTCGGCCAGATCGACAGCGACACGGTGGAACTCCACCTCGCCGATGCTGGCGCGCCGACGCTGATCCGCGAAAACGATCAGGCCCGCGCTCTCTATGTCCTAATGCCGATGCGAGTGTGATGATGATGCGCAACCCGATCCTTGCCGCTGCAACCGCCGCCCTCTTGCTGTCCAGCCCCGCAGGCGCCCAGCAGGCGACCGTGGACCAGAACCTCGACTGTGCGATCTGGGCCTCGTTCCGCCTTGGGGTTTCGCAGGATGAGGCCGAACGCACCGGCCTGATGATCGCCACCGCGTGGTTCATCGGGCTCTATGAAGGGCAGAGCGGCCGCAAGATCGGCGAGGTCATGGGCGCGCGCGCCATGGCGCTTTCCCCTCAGGAGGTGCAGGCGCTGGAGTCTTCGTGCCTGCCCCGGTTTCAGGACTTCGGCAATCGCATGACCAAGTTGGGTAGCGATCTGAAGGCTTCGGGCGGATAGGCCGCAGGCCCGCGCAAATGTCGGGTCGCCAGCAGACGGGATGAGGGAAAGATGGCGCAGCAGATTCACGTCGAAAAGGCCGCGCTGACTCGCGCTGCTTTGGTCGAAGTCCCCCTTGCTACGCTGGCCGAAGGCGCGGT
This window contains:
- the dnaN gene encoding DNA polymerase III subunit beta, translated to MKATIERATLLRCLSHVQSVVERRNTIPILSNVLIDADVGGSVRVMATDLDLQVVETMSASSVDQPGAITVSAHLLFDIARKLPEGSQVSLTTNDNRLEVKAGRSNFKLPTLPRDDFPVIVEGDLPTSFEIPARLLAELIDRTRFAISTEETRYYLNGIFLHVTDEDEPLLKAAATDGHRLARFTLPRPEGAAGMPDVIVPRKAVGELRKLLEEALDSNVLIDLSASKIRFTLGGEGGVVLTSKLIDGTFPDYSRVIPTANDKLLKVDPKLFFSGVDRVATIATEKTRAVKIGLDNDRVTLSVTSPDNGTAAEELAAEYRAEGLEIGFNANYLKDILGQIDSDTVELHLADAGAPTLIRENDQARALYVLMPMRV
- the fabG gene encoding 3-oxoacyl-[acyl-carrier-protein] reductase, with translation MFSLKGMNALVTGASGGIGSSIAHALAAQGARLALSGSNAAKLRAFRDELNEAYPHDHDGHVEITCDLGNATQVEELIPAMLDTLGTVDILVNNAGITRDNLGMRMKDEEWDQVIRINLEASFRLMRAAARPMMKARFGRIINITSVVGATGNPGQMNYCAAKAGLTGMTKSFAQEVASRGITANCVAPGFIRTAMTAALDEKQQAAINSRIPMGRMGEGAEIGAAVAFLASREAAYVTGETLHVNGGMAML
- a CDS encoding LD-carboxypeptidase, with protein sequence MTNIAICAPATPITPEQRAACEALVAAEFPGHRLTFHDQCFERAGHFAGDDLRRLTALLECANDPAFDVVWFAKGGYGSNRIAEAAVARMNASARTKTYIGFSDCGYLLAALYREGIGQCVHGHMPVSARSDGGKEAIRRVLRWLEGDTSGLEPSLDGTTPAVAFNLITLAMLSGTQMMPDLTGHVVMVEEVAEHLYSIDRLFFHLAGTLPRIAGLRLGAVTDVPENYVEFGQNEEEIAQFWCARMGVPYLGRALIGHTSANRVVPFGLASPPART
- a CDS encoding ACP S-malonyltransferase, with the protein product MRAFIFPGQGSQKVGMGTELAAASEAARDVFGEVDEALRQNLTALMRDGPEDRLTLTENAQPAIMANAIATLRVLERDFGVKLLETANCVAGHSLGEYTALAAIGAFSLPNTARLLKLRGWAMQAAVPVGEGTMAVLLGADIEQAKALAEAAAQGEVCEVANDNDPSQVVLSGHTGAIERAVALTKEHGIKRGMILNVSAPFHSSLMAPAAEKMAHALAATPPGALALPLYANVTAAPVTDPEEERALLVEQVTGRVRWRESVLAMRADGVEHFVELGGKVVGPMVGRIDKAAQVTSLVTMADLEAFAKEIA